A single genomic interval of Bradyrhizobium sp. sBnM-33 harbors:
- a CDS encoding ATP-binding cassette domain-containing protein — translation MKLMEDIRPEVPIKTASVDADHVLDLRKVCKQFGTDPAVDALIDVDLVLRRGEWLSITGPSGSGKSTLLNILGCLDRPTSGQYVFDGIETTKLSENERAGLRSRRVGFIFQSFHLLPYRTVLENVMLAEVYRRQAGRGRRERAMEEICRVGLEHRANFLPSKLSGGERQRVAIARALMGSPSLLLCDEPTGNLDSKNTESILDFFTELNKEGMTIVVVTHDENVARRGSRRVNMKDGRLFGGSETALPPPSRARIAPSGITTRDLVSEAIAGAIARPARMALTVLGIVIGMSALVATIGLTRTAGNRIISQFDQLAATELFITARPGMATGTIDPRAIPWDAPERLVRLNGVVAAGLLSDVNVHDMLVSASPVVDPSNQTAFKLAVRAASPDLFRAVRADLASGRFIDGGHSARAERVAILGPDAARRLGITGVERLPAIYVGDELYLVIGILRDVVRKPELLGSVIIPEGTARRHFSLFGPGMVVVETKIGAASLIALQARAALRPDDPRALRVQLPQEPRRVRDDVQTDLNMMFLLLGGLSLVVGALGIANITLVGVMERTAEIGLRRAIGATRRHIASQFLIESASMGVVGGLLGSSVGVLIVVGVSAYQVWTPVLDPLAPLLAPAVGGVIGLLSGVYPASRAAALEPAEAFRH, via the coding sequence ATGAAGCTCATGGAGGACATACGGCCAGAGGTGCCGATCAAGACGGCTTCTGTCGATGCCGACCATGTCCTCGATCTGCGTAAAGTGTGCAAGCAATTCGGGACCGATCCCGCGGTCGACGCATTGATCGATGTTGACCTCGTTTTGCGGCGCGGCGAATGGCTGTCGATAACCGGTCCGTCAGGCTCGGGGAAATCCACGCTGTTGAATATTCTCGGCTGCCTCGACCGGCCAACCAGCGGACAGTACGTTTTTGATGGTATCGAAACGACAAAGCTGAGCGAGAATGAGCGGGCCGGGCTGCGCAGCCGCCGCGTTGGATTCATCTTTCAGTCATTCCACCTGCTGCCCTATCGCACTGTCCTTGAGAACGTCATGCTGGCGGAAGTATACCGCCGGCAGGCCGGACGGGGGCGGCGCGAGCGGGCGATGGAGGAAATTTGCCGCGTCGGCCTCGAGCATCGCGCGAATTTCCTGCCTTCGAAATTGTCCGGCGGCGAACGTCAGCGGGTGGCGATCGCCCGTGCCCTGATGGGATCACCGAGCCTGCTCTTGTGCGACGAGCCGACCGGCAATCTCGATTCCAAGAATACCGAGTCGATCTTGGATTTTTTCACCGAGCTCAACAAGGAGGGCATGACGATCGTCGTCGTCACGCACGACGAAAACGTCGCACGCCGGGGCTCGCGCCGGGTCAACATGAAGGATGGCCGGCTCTTTGGTGGAAGCGAGACGGCATTGCCACCTCCGTCCAGGGCGCGCATCGCGCCTTCGGGGATCACGACGCGCGACCTCGTCTCGGAGGCCATTGCCGGGGCGATCGCCCGTCCCGCCCGTATGGCGCTGACGGTGCTTGGCATCGTGATCGGCATGTCGGCGCTGGTTGCCACCATCGGTCTCACCCGAACCGCCGGTAACCGCATCATCAGTCAGTTCGATCAACTCGCAGCCACGGAATTGTTCATCACGGCGCGGCCGGGAATGGCGACCGGCACGATTGATCCGCGTGCCATTCCATGGGACGCGCCGGAACGGCTGGTCCGGCTGAACGGTGTCGTGGCTGCGGGCCTGCTCAGCGACGTCAATGTCCACGACATGCTCGTCAGCGCCTCGCCGGTGGTGGATCCGTCCAATCAGACCGCATTCAAACTCGCAGTGCGCGCCGCCTCGCCGGATTTGTTCCGCGCGGTCCGCGCCGACCTCGCCTCGGGACGGTTTATCGACGGGGGGCATTCTGCCCGCGCCGAGCGAGTTGCGATCCTCGGCCCCGATGCCGCGCGCCGCCTGGGCATCACTGGAGTCGAGCGACTGCCCGCGATCTATGTCGGCGACGAGCTCTATCTCGTGATCGGTATCCTCCGTGATGTGGTGCGAAAGCCGGAGCTGCTCGGTTCGGTGATCATTCCCGAGGGTACGGCGCGACGGCATTTCAGTCTGTTCGGGCCTGGCATGGTAGTCGTGGAGACGAAGATCGGCGCCGCTTCCCTGATCGCGCTGCAGGCGCGGGCGGCGCTGCGGCCGGACGACCCGCGCGCGCTTCGCGTGCAACTGCCGCAGGAGCCGCGGCGCGTGCGCGATGACGTGCAAACCGATCTCAATATGATGTTCCTGCTGCTGGGCGGCCTGTCGCTTGTAGTCGGCGCGCTCGGGATCGCAAATATCACCCTGGTGGGCGTGATGGAGCGAACGGCGGAGATTGGACTGCGCCGTGCCATTGGCGCTACTCGTCGCCACATCGCTTCACAGTTCCTCATTGAGAGTGCGTCCATGGGTGTCGTGGGGGGACTGCTCGGATCGAGTGTCGGCGTGCTGATCGTGGTGGGTGTCTCGGCGTATCAGGTCTGGACTCCCGTGCTAGACCCGCTCGCTCCCTTGCTCGCACCGGCCGTCGGAGGGGTGATCGGTCTGCTGTCGGGGGTCTATCCTGCCTCGCGCGCCGCCGCGCTCGAGCCGGCCGAAGCGTTCCGACATTAG
- a CDS encoding peptidoglycan-binding protein, producing the protein MVAKRVNFLWAILGVVGGMALGAWYMGSKIQSPAEMAARTAAPEPSAILVPVESRVLSSDIVTRGTVRFGLPQPISIAPSAVKGGAGLISSLPRPNTNFGEGEVILSASGRPVFVLQGAAPAFRDMAPGTSGGDVRQLEEALARLGFDPGTIDGSYDQKTSAAVERLYKKVGWDPFAPTREQRAAVAALEREWSDAARAQLAAEATRETAMKAVAAARAIAEQNARQAALDSAARVGDSRQLADARAGKSLALEAERARAAHSATAASADVATQVADRALIVLDPRQTETARAAAEAKLKVARAAQRKAKLEADLAIQTAAREAALIDERIKLAEGAVKAARLEGDRSIRAAQEQQSLAEFDVKVATERAERLASELAAARAKLGVQVPADEVVFIPSLPIRVHEVTASVAANASGPVMSVTDNQLSVDSQLPLEAAPLVKSGMKVAIDEQALGIKATGVVETVATTPGTRGVDGYHFYLGVKVETTPVLLAGFSVRMTIPIETSKGAVTAVPTSAVSLAADGTSRVLVDRGGKQEYVTVQPGLSTGGYVEVNTPDGRLAPGQLVVVGYKTAEPAAVK; encoded by the coding sequence ATGGTCGCAAAGCGCGTAAACTTTCTCTGGGCTATCTTGGGCGTGGTTGGAGGCATGGCGCTTGGCGCCTGGTACATGGGCTCCAAGATCCAATCGCCAGCGGAAATGGCGGCGCGCACTGCGGCGCCCGAACCATCCGCGATCCTTGTGCCTGTGGAGTCGCGCGTACTGAGTTCCGATATTGTCACCCGCGGCACGGTCCGATTCGGGCTGCCTCAGCCGATTTCAATTGCACCTTCAGCGGTCAAGGGCGGCGCCGGGCTTATCTCGTCACTGCCGCGACCGAATACGAATTTTGGGGAAGGCGAGGTGATTCTATCCGCATCCGGCCGCCCGGTCTTTGTCCTCCAGGGCGCGGCACCCGCCTTTCGCGACATGGCGCCGGGAACGAGCGGCGGCGACGTCCGCCAGCTTGAAGAAGCTCTGGCCCGTCTTGGCTTCGATCCGGGAACCATCGATGGCAGTTACGATCAAAAGACATCCGCCGCGGTCGAGCGTCTGTATAAGAAGGTCGGATGGGATCCGTTCGCACCGACGCGCGAACAGCGCGCGGCCGTCGCCGCACTCGAACGGGAATGGTCGGACGCCGCGCGCGCCCAGCTTGCGGCCGAGGCCACGCGTGAAACCGCGATGAAAGCCGTCGCCGCCGCGCGGGCCATCGCTGAGCAGAACGCGCGTCAGGCCGCCCTCGACAGCGCGGCGCGCGTTGGCGATAGCCGCCAGTTGGCGGACGCGCGCGCCGGCAAATCGCTCGCGCTTGAAGCCGAACGCGCGCGGGCCGCGCATTCCGCGACCGCGGCCAGCGCCGATGTCGCCACGCAAGTCGCCGATCGTGCCCTGATCGTGCTCGATCCGCGCCAGACCGAAACGGCGCGCGCTGCGGCCGAGGCCAAGCTGAAAGTGGCGCGTGCCGCGCAGCGCAAGGCGAAGCTGGAAGCCGATCTGGCGATACAGACCGCGGCACGCGAGGCCGCTCTGATCGACGAACGGATCAAGCTCGCCGAGGGAGCGGTGAAGGCGGCCCGCCTGGAAGGCGACCGCAGCATACGCGCGGCGCAGGAACAGCAATCGCTCGCCGAATTTGACGTCAAGGTCGCAACCGAACGCGCAGAGCGGCTCGCCAGCGAACTTGCGGCGGCACGCGCCAAGCTCGGCGTGCAGGTGCCGGCGGACGAGGTCGTGTTCATCCCGTCGCTCCCGATCCGCGTCCACGAGGTGACCGCCTCGGTCGCCGCCAATGCTTCCGGGCCGGTGATGAGTGTAACGGACAACCAGCTCAGTGTCGACTCGCAACTGCCACTTGAAGCCGCGCCGTTGGTGAAGTCCGGGATGAAAGTTGCGATCGACGAGCAGGCGCTTGGGATCAAGGCGACCGGCGTCGTTGAGACGGTGGCGACCACACCCGGCACGCGCGGCGTGGACGGCTATCACTTTTATCTCGGGGTTAAGGTGGAGACCACGCCTGTGCTGCTGGCAGGGTTTTCCGTCCGGATGACAATCCCGATCGAAACATCGAAGGGCGCGGTCACCGCGGTGCCGACCAGCGCGGTCTCGCTTGCCGCCGACGGGACGTCGCGCGTGCTGGTCGATCGCGGCGGCAAGCAGGAATACGTCACCGTGCAACCGGGGCTTTCAACGGGCGGCTATGTCGAGGTCAACACTCCCGACGGGCGGCTTGCGCCCGGTCAACTCGTGGTGGTGGGCTATAAAACAGCCGAGCCGGCGGCGGTCAAATGA